Part of the Dehalococcoidia bacterium genome is shown below.
CATCACGTGGATGGCGTCTTCGATCTCCATGTCGGGCTTCACGGTCGTGGGGTGCTGGGTGGAGCCATAGTCCTCGGCGACGCAGTTGCCGACCTGGAATGTCGCCGGGTCTCGGCCGGGTGCGACGCATTCGGTGACCAGGTCGCGGTCAGTGACGACGCCG
Proteins encoded:
- a CDS encoding CBS domain-containing protein; the protein is GVVTDRDLVTECVAPGRDPATFQVGNCVAEDYGSTQHPTTVKPDMEIEDAIHVMEQSGVHRLPVTEDGLKAIGMLSFDEIAADIQHYLNHFLSVAGRYRHHR